Proteins from a single region of Oscillatoria sp. FACHB-1406:
- the malQ gene encoding 4-alpha-glucanotransferase — MLLKRSSGILLHPTSFPGRFGVGDLGESAYRFIDFLAESGQQVWQILPLGPTGYGNSPYLCYSAFAGNPLLINLEWLASEGLLSEEDFANLPDFSPERVDYDRAIALKMPLLQKACDNFRAGGSPERHEEFEAFRTTHAYWLQDYALFMTLKEAHNGASWQDWEPALRDRDRDTLKEWSDRLEDRVYFHEYVQSEFFRQWQTLKRYANDKGVQIFGDVPIYVAADSADVWSDPKIFVLNVKTGKPAMMAGVPPDYFSETGQLWGNPVYNWQYLERTHFKWWIQRVEGMLDYVDIIRIDHFRGLEAFWAVPGWAKVATKGQWVKAKGDAFFEALEAELGKLPIVAEDLGVITPEVDALREKYEIPGMKVLQFAFDSDSGNGFLPFNYFDRNCIVYTGTHDNDTTVGWFYARSHDQQQRVIDYLGCLCEDGIHWSLIRLALSCVANCAIIPLQDVLGFGNDARMNLPGTAQGNWSWRYRAEDLKPEWCDRLKYLTSIYGRAPY; from the coding sequence ATGTTATTGAAACGAAGCAGCGGAATTCTTCTTCATCCTACTTCTTTTCCCGGACGGTTTGGCGTGGGCGATCTCGGCGAATCGGCCTATCGCTTCATTGACTTCCTGGCAGAAAGCGGCCAGCAAGTTTGGCAAATTTTACCCCTCGGTCCAACGGGGTACGGAAATTCACCCTATTTATGCTATTCAGCATTTGCCGGAAATCCACTGTTAATTAATTTAGAGTGGTTGGCTTCAGAAGGCTTACTTTCAGAAGAAGATTTTGCCAATTTGCCCGACTTTTCCCCCGAACGGGTGGATTACGATCGCGCCATTGCCCTAAAAATGCCCCTGCTGCAAAAAGCCTGCGATAATTTTCGTGCGGGAGGTTCGCCGGAACGCCACGAAGAATTCGAGGCTTTTCGTACAACTCATGCCTATTGGTTGCAAGATTATGCTTTATTTATGACGCTCAAAGAAGCGCATAATGGAGCGAGTTGGCAGGATTGGGAACCGGCGTTGCGCGATCGCGATCGCGATACCCTAAAAGAGTGGAGCGATCGCTTAGAAGATCGCGTCTACTTCCACGAGTACGTTCAATCCGAATTCTTCCGGCAGTGGCAAACCTTAAAGCGTTACGCGAACGACAAAGGCGTGCAAATCTTCGGCGATGTTCCCATTTATGTCGCTGCCGATAGTGCTGATGTTTGGTCGGATCCGAAAATTTTCGTTCTCAACGTTAAAACTGGCAAACCCGCAATGATGGCGGGGGTTCCCCCCGATTATTTCAGCGAAACGGGACAACTTTGGGGAAATCCAGTTTATAACTGGCAATACCTCGAACGGACACACTTTAAATGGTGGATTCAACGCGTTGAAGGAATGCTCGATTACGTTGATATTATCCGCATCGATCATTTTCGCGGGCTAGAAGCATTTTGGGCAGTTCCCGGTTGGGCTAAAGTGGCGACAAAAGGACAATGGGTTAAGGCAAAAGGCGACGCATTTTTTGAAGCGTTGGAAGCGGAACTCGGAAAGTTGCCAATTGTCGCGGAAGATTTAGGGGTAATTACGCCAGAAGTCGATGCGCTGCGGGAGAAATACGAGATTCCGGGGATGAAAGTCTTGCAATTTGCCTTCGATTCCGATAGCGGTAATGGCTTCTTGCCTTTTAATTATTTCGATCGCAACTGCATCGTTTATACGGGAACTCACGATAACGATACGACAGTCGGGTGGTTTTACGCGCGATCGCACGACCAACAGCAGCGCGTCATCGATTACCTCGGTTGTCTGTGCGAAGATGGCATTCACTGGAGTTTAATTCGTCTTGCCCTCTCCTGCGTTGCCAATTGCGCCATCATTCCCCTGCAAGATGTCTTGGGATTCGGTAACGACGCGCGGATGAACTTACCCGGAACGGCGCAAGGGAACTGGAGTTGGCGCTATCGCGCAGAAGACTTAAAACCCGAATGGTGCGATCGCTTAAAATATCTGACAAGCATTTACGGTCGCGCCCCTTATTAA
- the apcB gene encoding allophycocyanin subunit beta: MRDAITNLIKNYDIAGRYLDRNAIDSLKSYFQSGTDRIAVASMITANAATIVRQAGAKLFEEVPELLLPGGYAYTTRRYSACLRDMDYYLRYASYALVAADTNVLDERVLQGLRETYNSLGVPIGPTVVGIQLMKDAIKDMAFDAGIEKTGFVDEPFDHLTRELSERDV, translated from the coding sequence ATGAGAGATGCGATTACAAACCTGATTAAAAACTACGATATTGCAGGTCGTTACCTAGATCGCAACGCGATCGACAGTCTCAAATCTTACTTCCAGTCCGGTACGGATCGGATCGCCGTCGCGTCGATGATTACAGCCAATGCAGCGACGATTGTTAGGCAGGCTGGGGCAAAATTGTTCGAGGAAGTTCCCGAACTGCTTCTTCCCGGCGGATATGCTTACACCACTCGTCGCTATTCGGCTTGTCTGCGAGACATGGATTACTATCTGCGCTATGCCAGTTATGCGCTGGTTGCTGCTGATACTAATGTTCTCGACGAGCGCGTACTGCAAGGATTGCGGGAAACCTATAATTCTTTGGGCGTACCCATCGGTCCAACCGTTGTTGGGATTCAGTTGATGAAAGACGCGATCAAGGATATGGCTTTCGATGCTGGTATCGAGAAGACGGGTTTTGTAGACGAACCGTTCGATCATCTGACTCGCGAACTCAGCGAACGGGACGTTTAG
- the glnA gene encoding type I glutamate--ammonia ligase, giving the protein MSKTPADILKMIKDEDIKIIDLKFIDMPGIWQHCSFYYDQIDESSFEDGVAFDGSSIRGWKAINESDMSMVPDPSTAWIDPFYQEKTLSMICSIKEPRTGEWYSRDPRSIAQKALDFLASTGIGDTAFFGPEAEFFVFDDVRFDQTENKGFYYVDSVEGRWNSGREEAGGNLGYKPGYKQGYFPVAPTDTIQDMRTEMLLTMGEKCGVPIEKHHHEVATGGQNELGIKFATLVEAADYLMTYKYVIKNVAKKYGKTVTFMPKPLFNDNGSGMHTHQSIWKDGQPLFWGDEGYANLSKMALNYIGGILKHAPALLAFTNPTTNSYKRLVPGFEAPVNLAYSQGNRSASVRIPLSGTNPKAKRLEFRCPDATANPYLAFAAMLCAGIDGIKNEIDPGEPLDVDIYELTPEELSKIPSTPGSLEDALECLQNDRAFLTNSGVFTEDFIDNWISYKLDNEVNPMRLRPHPYEFALYYDC; this is encoded by the coding sequence ATGTCGAAGACCCCGGCAGACATTCTCAAGATGATTAAGGATGAAGACATCAAAATCATCGACCTTAAATTCATCGATATGCCAGGAATCTGGCAGCACTGTTCGTTCTACTACGATCAGATTGACGAAAGCTCCTTTGAAGACGGCGTAGCCTTTGATGGCTCCAGTATTCGGGGTTGGAAGGCCATCAACGAATCCGATATGTCGATGGTTCCCGATCCTAGCACCGCTTGGATCGACCCCTTCTATCAAGAAAAAACCCTGAGCATGATCTGCTCGATCAAAGAACCCCGTACCGGCGAATGGTACAGCCGCGATCCGCGCAGCATCGCTCAAAAAGCCCTTGATTTCCTCGCGTCTACCGGCATTGGCGACACCGCCTTCTTCGGCCCGGAAGCCGAATTCTTCGTCTTCGACGACGTGCGTTTTGACCAAACCGAAAACAAAGGCTTTTATTACGTCGATAGCGTTGAGGGACGCTGGAACTCCGGACGCGAAGAAGCAGGCGGAAACCTAGGCTACAAACCGGGTTACAAACAAGGTTACTTCCCCGTCGCTCCCACCGACACCATCCAAGATATGCGCACTGAAATGCTGCTGACGATGGGAGAAAAGTGCGGCGTTCCGATCGAAAAGCATCACCACGAAGTCGCGACGGGCGGACAAAACGAACTCGGCATTAAATTCGCCACCCTCGTTGAAGCAGCAGACTACTTAATGACCTATAAATACGTCATTAAAAACGTCGCTAAGAAATACGGCAAAACCGTCACCTTCATGCCCAAACCCCTGTTCAACGATAACGGGTCTGGGATGCACACGCACCAATCGATCTGGAAAGACGGGCAACCTCTATTCTGGGGTGACGAAGGTTATGCAAACTTGAGCAAAATGGCGCTGAACTACATCGGCGGTATCCTCAAGCACGCGCCTGCACTGCTTGCCTTCACCAACCCGACAACCAACTCCTACAAGCGTTTGGTTCCGGGTTTTGAAGCGCCGGTGAACCTCGCTTACTCCCAAGGAAACCGTTCGGCTTCGGTTCGCATTCCCCTTTCCGGTACGAATCCTAAAGCCAAGCGCTTAGAATTCCGCTGCCCCGATGCAACTGCCAACCCTTACCTCGCTTTCGCAGCGATGCTGTGTGCCGGTATCGACGGAATTAAGAACGAAATCGACCCGGGCGAACCCCTCGATGTCGATATCTACGAATTAACACCCGAAGAGTTGAGCAAGATTCCTAGCACGCCGGGTTCTCTCGAAGATGCCCTCGAATGCTTGCAAAACGATCGCGCATTCTTAACCAATAGCGGTGTCTTTACCGAAGACTTCATCGATAACTGGATTTCCTACAAACTCGACAATGAAGTTAACCCGATGCGCCTGCGCCCGCATCCCTACGAGTTCGCACTCTACTACGACTGCTAA
- a CDS encoding TolC family protein, with the protein MNEYDLALLKLRLRRILSSRAGAIAVATLGTFTTVAFAIQGSSPPPRASLSDEANSPEAIAPSDERPSIFDVPAKYRDKLLAIRDPSPLPNSLSSGDRNDKEFGRSNSTIGFNPKPLFPLTGFGSFARSRTSPTGESQPRFNTPSKRQAKFRIPPDNAAQPLPSPASPLQSPQQELPLSLTDAIALALVRDSDSARSYLASRSQPANAEASDRQPVATTLKLGENLALKIPAAAGINYAPGALPGEAESNPQFPSLSQQIITQLLQPLPPDAGDNLAALQTARLTEQSNRLAARQMLEETIAEVGMNYRKLLQAQARVAIEASALDRARSQSLQPSDARWQQAKADLENIRAELSNRLKLDRALPVATVVPNAIEPFPLDESALQQFMLANRPDYLQSQLEVERAKVALQQAETLAVAADNKQGDEKGGSPSEVDLESYRQALAQANHSREVLANRLQLELSDRVRELDLSFKQLQLARKVRQEAQTTPNQGSDGRALEGWYSELVNAQQDELNATIACLNAIARLDLATGNTLNRWGIEVNASSG; encoded by the coding sequence ATGAATGAGTACGATCTCGCACTGTTAAAACTAAGACTTCGACGCATATTGAGTTCGCGGGCCGGAGCAATCGCGGTAGCGACGTTAGGGACGTTTACTACAGTTGCGTTTGCCATCCAAGGTTCCTCTCCTCCACCGCGCGCCTCTCTCTCCGACGAGGCGAACAGCCCGGAAGCGATCGCGCCGAGCGACGAACGACCGAGTATTTTCGATGTTCCGGCGAAATACCGCGATAAGCTTTTAGCCATTCGGGACCCTTCTCCTCTTCCCAATTCCTTATCTTCTGGCGATCGCAACGATAAAGAGTTTGGGCGAAGCAACTCGACAATAGGTTTTAACCCAAAACCTCTTTTCCCCCTCACTGGGTTTGGGAGTTTCGCCAGATCTCGAACTTCCCCAACAGGCGAGAGTCAACCTCGTTTCAATACCCCTTCAAAACGTCAGGCCAAGTTTCGCATTCCGCCCGATAACGCCGCGCAACCGCTGCCCTCTCCTGCTTCACCTCTGCAATCTCCCCAACAAGAACTACCACTCTCCCTAACCGATGCGATCGCCCTCGCCCTAGTTCGGGATTCCGATAGCGCTCGCAGTTACTTAGCGTCGCGATCTCAGCCTGCTAATGCAGAAGCAAGCGATCGCCAACCCGTCGCCACAACCTTAAAACTCGGGGAAAACCTCGCCCTAAAAATTCCTGCTGCTGCGGGTATCAATTACGCTCCGGGGGCGTTACCGGGCGAAGCGGAATCCAATCCCCAGTTTCCCTCCCTCAGCCAGCAAATTATTACTCAATTACTGCAACCCCTACCGCCGGATGCAGGCGATAATCTTGCAGCACTGCAAACCGCTCGATTAACGGAACAGTCGAATCGGTTAGCCGCGCGACAAATGTTAGAAGAGACGATTGCAGAGGTGGGGATGAACTACCGCAAACTCTTGCAAGCGCAAGCGAGAGTCGCCATTGAAGCATCAGCCCTCGATCGCGCTCGCAGCCAATCGCTTCAGCCTTCAGACGCGCGCTGGCAGCAGGCTAAGGCTGATTTGGAGAACATCCGGGCGGAACTGAGCAACCGCCTCAAGCTCGATCGCGCCTTACCCGTGGCCACTGTCGTTCCGAACGCGATCGAACCCTTTCCCCTTGACGAGAGCGCCTTGCAGCAATTTATGCTTGCCAATCGTCCCGATTACCTGCAAAGTCAACTCGAAGTCGAACGCGCTAAAGTTGCCCTCCAGCAAGCTGAAACCCTCGCGGTTGCAGCCGATAATAAGCAAGGGGATGAGAAAGGAGGTTCGCCTTCAGAAGTCGATCTCGAATCCTATCGCCAAGCCCTTGCGCAAGCAAACCATTCTCGGGAAGTGTTGGCGAATCGCCTGCAACTGGAACTGAGCGATCGCGTTCGGGAGTTAGATTTAAGTTTCAAACAACTTCAACTCGCCCGTAAAGTCCGGCAGGAAGCCCAAACCACCCCGAATCAAGGCAGCGATGGGCGTGCGTTGGAGGGCTGGTATAGCGAGCTTGTTAACGCCCAGCAAGACGAATTGAATG